The following coding sequences are from one Microtus ochrogaster isolate Prairie Vole_2 chromosome 14 unlocalized genomic scaffold, MicOch1.0 chr14_random_1, whole genome shotgun sequence window:
- the Fshb gene encoding follitropin subunit beta: protein MKSIRFCILVWCWRAICCRGCELTNITIAVEKEECRFCVSINTTWCAGYCFTRDLVYKDPVRPNAQKVCTFKELVYETIRLPGCAHHADSLYTYPVATECHCGKCDSDSTDCTVRGLGPSYCSFGEMKE, encoded by the exons ATGAAGTCGATCCGGTTCTGCATTCTAGTGTGGTGCTGGCGAGCAATCTGCTGCCGAGGCTGTGAGTTGACCAACATCACCATTGCAGTAGAGAAGGAAGAGTGTCGCTTCTGCGTCAGCATCAACACCACTTGGTGTGCAGGATACTGCTTCACGAGG GACCTGGTGTATAAGGACCCAGTCAGACCCAACGCCCAGAAAGTATGCACCTTCAAGGAGCTGGTGTACGAGACCATAAGACTGCCCGGCTGTGCTCACCACGCTGACTCCCTCTACACATACCCCGTAGCCACCGAATGTCACTGTGGCAAGTGCGACAGCGACAGCACAGACTGCACCGTGCGAGGCCTGGGACCCAGCTACTGCTCCTTCGGTGAAATGAAAGAGTAA